From the genome of Mastomys coucha isolate ucsf_1 unplaced genomic scaffold, UCSF_Mcou_1 pScaffold6, whole genome shotgun sequence, one region includes:
- the LOC116080362 gene encoding b(0,+)-type amino acid transporter 1-like isoform X2 has product MEKSEEKDGSDKPAGQEQGSGAAGLMLKREIGLWSAVSMTAGCMIGSGIFMSPQGVLVYIGSPGASLIVWATCGLLALLGALCYAELGSLVPESGGDYAYILRTFGSLPAFLVIYTLVLVGRPAAITAVSLSFAEYVLAPFYPGCSSLPQVIVKIVASSCILLLLLINFWSSRLSTVLMNVCTVAKVFSLIVIVVGGVVVLAQGHIPTESLLFTFHNTTQQAGRIGMAFYQGLWSFDGWSNINTVVEELKNPKGNTEVYKRGLILNSYCQHSYCFCWPPPGLSPLEDCSKYFIVSEAWEALWHEGQTSLTSSLYL; this is encoded by the exons ATGGAGAAAAGTGAGGAGAAAGATGGCAGCGACAAGCCTGCGGGGCAAGAGCAGGGCAGTGGGGCAGCGGGGCTGATGCTGAAGAGGGAGATTGGTCTGTGGAGTGCTGTGTCCATGACCGCTGGCTGTATGATTGGTTCTGGTATCTTCATGTCCCCACAGGGGGTCTTGGTTTATATAGGCAGTCCTGGAGCCAGTCTTATTGTCTGGGCAACCTGTGGTCTCTTGGCCCTGTTGGGTGCCCTGTGCTATGCTGAACTGGGCAGCCTGGTTCCTGAATCTGGGGGAGACTATGCGTACATTTTGCGAACCTTTGgctctctgcctgctttcctggTCATCTACACACTCGTCCTGGTAGGCAGACCAGCTGCCATCACTGCGGTCTCTCTGAGTTTCGCTGAGTATGTACTGGCTCCCTTTTACCCAGGCTGCTCTTCGCTCCCTCAGGTCATAGTCAAGATTGTGGCTTCTTCTTGcatcctgctgctgcttctgatcAACTTCTGGAGCTCACGGTTGTCCACTGTGCTGATGAACGTGTGCACGGTTGCCAAAGTGTTCTCACTGATAGTCATTGTAGTGGGTGGGGTCGTGGTGCTAGCTCAGGGCCATATTCCCACAGAATCCCTGCTGTTTACCTTCCACAACACAACACAGCAGGCTGGGCGCATTGGCATGGCTTTCTACCAGGGGCTGTGGTCCTTTGATGGCTGGAGTAATATCAACACGGTGGTAGAGGAGCTCAAGAACCCAAAG GGGAATACTGAAGTCTACAAGAGGGGGCTTATTTTGAATTCATACTGTCAACATTCGTATTGCTTCTGTTGGCCACCTCCTGGATTGTCCCCTCTAGAAGATTGCAGTAAATACTTCATAGTTTCTGAAGCCTGGGAGGCACTTTGGCATGAGGGACAAACCAGTCTCACCTCCTCACTTTACCTGTGA